A stretch of DNA from Corallococcus silvisoli:
TGGTGAAGGACACCTACAAGATGCGGCCGCGCGAGCTGCGCGCGCATCAGGCCACCTTCGTGCCCTTCACCGCGCAGACGCGCATGAGCGGCTGCGACCTGGTGGATCCGCACCCGCGCAGCATCCGCAAGGGCGCGGTGGACGCCATCATGCGCCACGTGAAGGAGCAGGGCGGCGCCGTGCCGGTGGAGCTGAGCCAGGCGGCGGACCGCATCGGTGACGCGGGCGGCACGCCGCTGGCGGTGGCGGACGGCGCGCGGGTGCTGGGCATCATCCACCTGAAGGACGTGGTGAAGGGCGGCATCCATGAGCGCTTCGACCGCTTCCGCGCCATGGGCATCCGCACGGTGATGATCACCGGCGACAACCCGCGCACCGCGGCGGCCATCGCGCGCGAGGCCGGCGTGGACGACTTCCTGGCGGAGGCGACCCCGGAGGCGAAGCTGGCGCTCATCCGCGCGGAGCAGGGCAAGGGCAAGCTGGTGGCGATGACCGGCGACGGCACCAACGACGCGCCCGCGCTGGCCCAGGCGGACGTGGGCGTGGCCATGAACACCGGCACCCAGGCGGCCAAGGAGGCCGGCAACATGGTGGACCTGGACTCCAACCCCACCAAGCTCCTGGAGGTGGTGGAGGTGGGCAAGCAGCTGCTGATGACGCGCGGCACGCTGACGACGTTCTCCATCGCCAACGACGTGGCCAAGTACTTCGCCATCCTCCCGGCGCTCTTCATGGGCGTCTTCCCCCAGATTGCCCCGCTCAACGTGATGGGGCTGACGTCGCCGTTCAGCGCCATCCTGTCCGCGGTCATCTTCAACGCGCTCATCATCGTGGCGCTCATCCCGCTGGCGCTGAAGGGCGTGCGCTACCGCCCGCTGGGCGCGGCGGCCCTCTTGCGCCGCAGCCTGCTCCTCTACGGCGTGGGCGGCGTCATCGTCCCGTTCCTGGGCATCAAGGTCATCGACGTGCTGCTCACCACCGTGGGCCTGGCCTGAGCCGGAAAGAGGAATCCACACCATGGTCTCCGTGCTGCTCACCGCCCTGCGCGCCAGCGTCGTCACGCTGGTCCTCACGGGCGTGCTGTACCCCCTGGCCGTCACCGGCGTGGCGCAGGGGCTCTTTCCCCATGAAGCCAACGGGTCGCTGGTGAAGGACGGCCAGGGCCGCGAGGTGGGCAGCGCGCTCATCGGTCAGGGCTTCACCCGGCCCGCCTACTTCCAGCCGCGCCCCTCCGCCGCGGGCACGGGCTGGGACGCGACGGCCTCTGGCGGCAGCAACCTGGGCCCCACCTCCCAGAAGCTCCAGGAGCGCGCGGTGACGGACGCGGAGCGGCTGCGCCGGGAGAACCCGGAGGCCCCTGGCCCCGTGCCCGGCGAGCTGGTGACGGCGTCCGCGTCCGGCCTGGACCCGCATGTGTCGCCGGAGGCCGCGCTGTGGCAGGTTCCCCGCGTGGCGCGGGCGCGCGGCGTGGAGCCCGCGCGGGTGCGGACGTTGGTGATGTCACAGGTGGAGGGCCGGACGTTCGGCGTGCTGGGCGAACCCCGGGTGAACGTGCTCACGTTGAACCTCGCGATGGATCGACAGTTCGGCGGACCCCTCCCCCCTCCCTCGTCGCCCGTGCCCACCCCCGCGGGAGGCGCGTCCCCGTGAGCCCCGCTGGCGCCGCGCCGCGAGGGAGTTTCCAGCAATGACGACGCGACGCCCTCGCGCGGAGGACTTCCTGGAGCTGGTGGAGCGCGGCCGGCGAGGCCGGCTGAAGCTCTACATCGGCTTCGCGGCGGGCGTGGGCAAGACGTTCCGCATGCTGGAGGAGGCACACGCGCTCAAGGCGCGCGGCGTGGACGTGGTGCTGGGGTTCATCGAGACGCATGGCCGCCCGGAGACGGAGGCGCTGGTGACGGGGCTGGAGGTCGTGCCCCGGATGCGCCTCACCTACCGCGACGTCTCCGTGGAGGAGATGGACCTGGACGCCATCCTCGCGCGCCGGCCGCAGGTGGCCATCGTGGATGAGCTGGCCCACACCAACCTGCCGGTGTGCCGCCACCGCAAGCGCTACCAGGACGTGCAGGAGCTGATGGCCGCGGGCATCAACGTCATCGGGGCCTTCAACGTGCAGCACCTGGAGAGCCTCAACGACCTGGTGGAGCGCAACACCGGCGTCACCGTGCGGGAGACCCTGCCCGACAGCTTCCTCAAGACGGCGGATCAGGTGGTGAACCTGGACCTCGCGGTGGAGGACCTCCAGGAGCGGCTCAAGGCGGGAAAAATCTACGCGCCCGACAAGGTGGCGAGCGCGCTGGAGCGCTTCTTCACGGGCGACAACCTCTCCACCCTGCGCGAGCTGGCGCTGCGCGAGGTGGCGGAGAGCCTGGACCGCGCCACCACCGGACGGCAGGCGCTCGCCGGCGAGGAGCCCTCCCCGAAGGGCGGTGGCGCCTGGGGCCGCGTGCTGGTGGCCCTCTCCAGTCACCCGCCGCACGCGGCGACGCTGCTGCGCCGGGGCTCGCGCATGGCGGGCCGGCTCAACACGGACTGGTTCGTGGTGTACGTGGAGACGCCCCGCGAGGCGCCGCACCTCATCGACGCGGAGGCGCAGCGCCACCTGCTGTCGAACATCGAGAAGGCGAAGGAGCTGGGCGCGGAGGTGGTGCGCCTGCGCTCCGGCGACCCCGTGGCGGCGCTGCTGGACTTCGCGTGCTCGCACGGCGTGGGCCACATCATCATCGGTCGCTCCAACCAGCCGAAGTGGCGCCAGCGGCTGGGGTTGACCACGGACGCGCGCCTCCTGCGCGAAGGGGAGGGCTTCGACATCCACATCGTGTCCTTCGAGCCCCACGAGGAGAAGCGCCCATGACGCTGCGCTCCCGACTGCTGCTGGCCCAGGCGCCGCTGGTGCTGGCGCTCCTGCTGCTGGGGGCCATGGCCGTCGTCACCCTGGCGCGCGTGGGCGAGTCCGGCCAGCGGGTGCTGGAGGACAACTATCGCAGCGTGCTCGCCACCCAGCGCATCACCGAACAGCTGGAGCGCATGGACAGCGCGGCGCTCTTCATCATCGCGGGAGAGCGCGAGCGGGGCGTGACCCAGCAGGCCGCGCAGAGGCCGTCGCTGGAGGCGGAGCTGGCCATCCAGAAGGGCAACATCACCGAGCCGGGCGAGGGGGAGGCGACGCAGCGGCTCCAGGCCGCCTGGGCGAACTACCAGTCCACGTTCGATGCCTTCCTCCAGGAGAAGACTCCGGAGGACGCGCGGACGCGCTACTTCGCCTCGCTCGCGCCCGCCTTCCAGGAGGCGAAGTCCGCCGCGTCGTCCATCCTCGCGCTGAACCAGGACGCGATGGTGCGCAAGAGCGACGGGCTGCGGAAGCAGAGCGAGCGGGTGAACACGCTGATGGCGCTGGCGATGGTGGCGGCGCTGGGCTTCGGCCTGTTCTTCACCACGTCGCTGGTGCAGCGCGCGATCCGTCCGATATCGGTGCTGTCTCAGGCGGTGCGCCGGCTGGGGCAGGGCGACGTGGAGGCGCGCGCGGTGGTGGAGGGGCGGGATGAGATCGCGCAGCTCGCCCGCGACTTCAACACCATGGCGGAGCGGCTGGGGCAGTACCGCAAGAGCAGCCTGGGCGAGCTGCTCCAGGCGCAGGCGGTGTCCCAGGCGGCCATCGACAGCCTGCCGGACCCGGTGCTGGTGCTGGGCGCGGACGGCGGCCTGCTCAACGTGAACGCCGCGGCGGAGGACACCTTGCATCTGCGGCTGGACGAGGGCGGGGATGCCCTGGGGCGCGTGGAGCCGGAGGTGCGCGCCGTGCTGGAGCGCGTGCGCGCGTACGTCGTGGGCGGGCGCGGCGCGTACCAGCCCCGGGGCTACGAGGAGGCGGTGCGGGTGGAGGCGTCCGCGGAGGGAGGCCGCTGGCTGCTGCCGCGCGGCAGCCCCGTGCACGGGGAGACGGGGGAGGTGGTGGGCGCCACGCTCATCCTCCAGGACGTGACGCGGCTGCGGCGCTTCGACGAGCTGAAGAACGACCTGGTGGCCACGGTGGCGCATGAGTTCCGCACGCCGCTCACGTCGCTGCGCATGGCCATCCACCTGGTCGCGGAGGGCGTCGTGGGGGAGGTGACGGAGAAGCAGGCGGACCTGCTCTTCGCGGCGCGCGAGGACTGCGAGCGCTTGCAGGGCATCGTGGACGACCTGCTGGACCTGTCGCGCATCCAGTCCGGGCAGCTGCAGCTGGACGTGCGCGAGGTGTCCACGGAGGAGCTGGTGGCGCACGCGCTGTCCGCCCAGCGCACGGTGGCGGAGGACCGGGGCGTGCGCCTGTCGCAGACCCTGTCACCGGACGTGGAGACGGTGCGGGTGGATCCAGACCGGCTCCAGCTGGTGCTGGGCAACCTGGTGGGCAACGGCGTGAAGCACACGCCCCGGGGCGGCGAGGTGTCGGTGCACGTCCGGCGCGACGGCATCCACGCGCGCTTCGAGGTGCGCGACACCGGCGAGGGCATCCCCGCGCAGGAGCAGGCGCGCATCTTCGAGAAGTTCTACCGGGCTCCGGGCGCCACGGGCGGCGGCGCGGGTCTGGGGCTGTCCATCGCCCGGGACGTCGTCCAGGCGCATGGCGGCGAGCTGGGCGTGGTGAGCACCCCGGGCCAGGGCAGCACCTTCTGGTTCACGCTGCCTCAGCCCGAGCAGGCCTGAGGTTCACCGCGGGGCGGAGGCATCCAGCTGGCGCATGGCCTCGCGGCGCGCGTCGGACGCGGAGCGGACGATCTCCGAGCTGGACAGGCCGAACGCGCCCGCGTCCACCTGGCGCAGCCGGGGCAGCACCTCGCGCTCCTCCTCCGCCATGTGGTTCGCCACCACCGCCTCCAGCTCCCGCACCGTGGCCTCCCTGCGGGGCACGTCGCGGCGCGCGCGCAGCAGCTCGGCGAGCAGCTGGGTCATCTCCCCGTGCTCCTCCACCGCGAAGTCGATGCGGGACCCGTCGACGACGCTTCGCGCGACCGGATACACCCAGCGCTCCTCGATGGTGCTGTGCATCGTGAGCGCCTCGGCCAGGCGCACGCACAGCTCAGGCTTCTCTTCGTCCGGGGCGTTGCGGTAGGCCTCGAAGAGGGCCTCGGCATCCCGGTGCTGCTGGATGAGCACGTCGATGAGGTTCATGAGGTATCCGTGGAGGGACACGCCAGGCGGCGGCAGCGGCGGTCCGTCCGCAGGGTTCTCACGCGCGCGCAAGGGCGCAATCCACGCTCCGGGACGAGCGCCCTTGGACGCCCCGGGCCCCGGGGTCATGCCGCCATGCACTGGCGCACAGGCCTTCGCCTCACGCGTCCGGCTTCGCGTCCGCCTCGTACTTCTTGCGCTTGCGCCACAGCGTCGACGCGTCGATGCCGAGCAGGCGGGCCGCCTCGTCCAGCGTCGGCGCGGAGGCCATCACCCGCAGGATGTGTTCGCGCTCCACCTCTTCCAGCGTGTGCGGACCGCCCAGGCTCACCCCTGGCCCCGCGGCGGACGCGATGCGCTCCGGGAAGGCCTGCGGCTCCACCACGCCCGAGGCCCCCACGATGAGCGCCCGCTCCAGGGCGTTGCGCAGCTCGCGCACGTTGCCCGGCCAGGGGTAGGCCCGCAGCATCGCCTCCGTGGCGGGTGACAGCTCCGGCGCCGGGCGCTGCGCGGCCCTGGCGAAGAAGGCGATGAAGCGGCGTGCCAGCGGGAGGAGGTCCTCGGGGCGCTCGCGCAGGGCGGGGAGCTTCAGCTCCAGGACGTTCAACCGGTACATCAGGTCCTCGCGGAAGCGCCCCTCCGCCACGTCCTTCTCCAGGTCGCGGTGCGTGGCCGCCACCACCCGCACGTCCGCCTTGCGCGTGCGGCCCTCTCCCAGCCGCTCGAACTGCTTCTCCTGGAGGAAGCGCAGCAGCTGCGCCTGGAGGGACGGGCTCATCTCCGCCACCTCGTCCAGGAAGAGCGTGCCCCCTTCCGCCTGCTCCACGCGCCCCGGCTGGTCCTTCACCGCGCCGGTGAAGGCGCCGCGCGCGTGGCCGAACAGCTCGCTCGCCAGCAGTTGTTCGGACAGGGTGGGGCAGTTGATGGTGACGAAGGGCCGCTTGCGCCGGGCGCTCATCGAATGCAGCGCCCGAGCGAGGACGCCCTTCCCGGTGCCGCTCTCCCCGCGCAGCAGCACCGCCGCGTCGGACGTGGCCGCGCGCGTGATGAAGCCAAGGGCCGCGTGCATGGCGGGCGACGCCGTCTCCAGCGTGGCCTCTGGCACCGCCTGCGCGAGCTGCCCCTCCAGGTCGCCCAGGTGCGAGGTCAGCTCGCGCTGGGCCCTCGCGCGCTCCAGCACGTGGCGGATCTGCGCGGGGGTGAAGGGCTTGGGCAGGTAGTCGCGCGCGCCCCGCTTCACCGCCTCCACGGCGGTGTCGAAGGTCGCGTACGCGGTGATGAGGATGACGTCCAGGGCGGGCGACTCGGCGAGCAGGCGGGGCAGCAGCTCCAGGCCGGAGGCGTTGCCCAACCGCAGGTCCACGAAGGCCAGGTCCGCCGGCCCCTGCGCGAGCGCCGCCAGCGCGGCCTCCGGCGTCGCGGCCTCGCGCACCTCGCAGCCCAGGCCCTCCAGGCACACCCGCAGGGTGTGGCGGATGTTTCGCTCGTCATCCACCACGAGCACCCGCATGGGGCGCTCCTGTGCTTCCGGGCCGGCACGGACTTCCATGAGGCGAGTCTAAGAGCATGCCGTGTGCCGGGCCCCATCTGTTGGATGCCAGGCGCCCGGGAGTGCCGGCGCGCACCGCGAGCCGCAAGGTCGGCCCCGGATGGCGGTTGCAAGGTGCAACCCAGGGCCGGCTGGTGTCTGCTGGGGTACGGCCGTGCGGCTGGCACGCGCCATGGATGGAATGGAGCCCATGGGCAACGACGGGACGCCCCCGGAAGAAGGGGGTGAGGACGGCAACATCTTCGCGAAGGAGCTGGCCCCCCCGCCCGACCGCTGGCTGCGCCGGGGCACGTGGCTGGGCGTGCTGCTGCTGGTGCTGGTGGGCGTCTTCCTCTGGCTCCAGGGCGGGGAGAACCGCGCGCTGCAGGCCCTGTCGCCCTCGCAGCGCGAGGCCCTGTTCCAGGAGACACAAGAGGAGTTCCGCCTGCTGTGCCTGCCTGACGGTGGCGGCACGCGCTTTCCCAAGAAGTGCGCGCGGCACGCGGACTTCCTCATCCGCTTCTCCGAGTGCGACGACGTCTGCAGGCGCGAGGTGGAGCCCTTCGTCACCAGGCCCACGCGCTGAAGTCCGCGGCATGTGTCTTGCCCAGGAGCCGGGGCATGGACTCTTCAACCCCGCGTCCCACCGCCGTGAAGGGCGGGCTGTCCCGCCCCGGGTGGAGGGACCTGCCCGGCTGGTTGCTGCTCTGGGGCCTGGCGGCCGTGGCGCTCGCCAGCACGTGCTCCGACCGGCGCGGCCTCCAGGGCTTGCCCGCTGGAGAGCGGGCCGCCCTCTTCCAGCAGACCTCCGAGAGCTTCCGGGCCTTGTGCGAGGGACCGCGCGCCGGGGACTTCCTTCCGCGCTGCCGCGAGCAGGCCCGCTTCCTCTTGGGGTTCCCCGAGTGTGACGGCGTGTGCCGCGCCCGGCTGGGGCCGTGGCGCTGAGGCGAGGCGGCACCGCGTCCTGCATGGCG
This window harbors:
- a CDS encoding sigma-54-dependent transcriptional regulator, which codes for MRVLVVDDERNIRHTLRVCLEGLGCEVREAATPEAALAALAQGPADLAFVDLRLGNASGLELLPRLLAESPALDVILITAYATFDTAVEAVKRGARDYLPKPFTPAQIRHVLERARAQRELTSHLGDLEGQLAQAVPEATLETASPAMHAALGFITRAATSDAAVLLRGESGTGKGVLARALHSMSARRKRPFVTINCPTLSEQLLASELFGHARGAFTGAVKDQPGRVEQAEGGTLFLDEVAEMSPSLQAQLLRFLQEKQFERLGEGRTRKADVRVVAATHRDLEKDVAEGRFREDLMYRLNVLELKLPALRERPEDLLPLARRFIAFFARAAQRPAPELSPATEAMLRAYPWPGNVRELRNALERALIVGASGVVEPQAFPERIASAAGPGVSLGGPHTLEEVEREHILRVMASAPTLDEAARLLGIDASTLWRKRKKYEADAKPDA
- a CDS encoding sensor protein KdpD, encoding MTTRRPRAEDFLELVERGRRGRLKLYIGFAAGVGKTFRMLEEAHALKARGVDVVLGFIETHGRPETEALVTGLEVVPRMRLTYRDVSVEEMDLDAILARRPQVAIVDELAHTNLPVCRHRKRYQDVQELMAAGINVIGAFNVQHLESLNDLVERNTGVTVRETLPDSFLKTADQVVNLDLAVEDLQERLKAGKIYAPDKVASALERFFTGDNLSTLRELALREVAESLDRATTGRQALAGEEPSPKGGGAWGRVLVALSSHPPHAATLLRRGSRMAGRLNTDWFVVYVETPREAPHLIDAEAQRHLLSNIEKAKELGAEVVRLRSGDPVAALLDFACSHGVGHIIIGRSNQPKWRQRLGLTTDARLLREGEGFDIHIVSFEPHEEKRP
- the kdpC gene encoding potassium-transporting ATPase subunit KdpC; amino-acid sequence: MVSVLLTALRASVVTLVLTGVLYPLAVTGVAQGLFPHEANGSLVKDGQGREVGSALIGQGFTRPAYFQPRPSAAGTGWDATASGGSNLGPTSQKLQERAVTDAERLRRENPEAPGPVPGELVTASASGLDPHVSPEAALWQVPRVARARGVEPARVRTLVMSQVEGRTFGVLGEPRVNVLTLNLAMDRQFGGPLPPPSSPVPTPAGGASP
- a CDS encoding HAMP domain-containing sensor histidine kinase; the encoded protein is MTLRSRLLLAQAPLVLALLLLGAMAVVTLARVGESGQRVLEDNYRSVLATQRITEQLERMDSAALFIIAGERERGVTQQAAQRPSLEAELAIQKGNITEPGEGEATQRLQAAWANYQSTFDAFLQEKTPEDARTRYFASLAPAFQEAKSAASSILALNQDAMVRKSDGLRKQSERVNTLMALAMVAALGFGLFFTTSLVQRAIRPISVLSQAVRRLGQGDVEARAVVEGRDEIAQLARDFNTMAERLGQYRKSSLGELLQAQAVSQAAIDSLPDPVLVLGADGGLLNVNAAAEDTLHLRLDEGGDALGRVEPEVRAVLERVRAYVVGGRGAYQPRGYEEAVRVEASAEGGRWLLPRGSPVHGETGEVVGATLILQDVTRLRRFDELKNDLVATVAHEFRTPLTSLRMAIHLVAEGVVGEVTEKQADLLFAAREDCERLQGIVDDLLDLSRIQSGQLQLDVREVSTEELVAHALSAQRTVAEDRGVRLSQTLSPDVETVRVDPDRLQLVLGNLVGNGVKHTPRGGEVSVHVRRDGIHARFEVRDTGEGIPAQEQARIFEKFYRAPGATGGGAGLGLSIARDVVQAHGGELGVVSTPGQGSTFWFTLPQPEQA
- a CDS encoding hemerythrin domain-containing protein, giving the protein MNLIDVLIQQHRDAEALFEAYRNAPDEEKPELCVRLAEALTMHSTIEERWVYPVARSVVDGSRIDFAVEEHGEMTQLLAELLRARRDVPRREATVRELEAVVANHMAEEEREVLPRLRQVDAGAFGLSSSEIVRSASDARREAMRQLDASAPR